A region of Salvia splendens isolate huo1 chromosome 17, SspV2, whole genome shotgun sequence DNA encodes the following proteins:
- the LOC121774342 gene encoding uncharacterized protein LOC121774342, translated as MENAPNAENPTTSADSSAATFMVDLMQKFGGPVEAMKAFVMFTTMMEKTTPTASTTTAPPPPQISEDSTAQPAVVHAVAEPSASAPTEDAAIGAEQGQEADLTAGVEQIAAGDRRVARVVEGKTPVISASGCEGETHVGIEGVTEGEPFVGVLEGETPVISASVLEGETPVIVEGLIERETPVFSEKTVEEETPERLVGGEALISDPKVAEGGTPVYIEGVTPMLSEGGDALILDNVSEPKESGPNLVIDLDDNPMSADSPVDKRAARRRAQRNLSDEIEDLTLPTTEGELEAEAPRSGGEQDVAEEHRLAAERKRKGKHAATSWVKKSKQTREGKALEAQLLAPTKVPFAKELAGPPSSSDPEEEDIEEPEEELNFEPAEVWITNGLLEAMGKFEDPKRKAAYKERCGSGKLAKSEK; from the coding sequence ATGGAGAACGCACCAAATGCAGAAAACCCCACCACATCtgccgattcaagtgcggcgaCGTTCATGGTAGACTTAATGCAGAAATTCGGCGGTCCGGTAGAGGCGATGAAGGCTTTCGTCATGTTCACAACGATGATGGAAAAAACAACACCGACCGCGTCGACAACcaccgcaccaccaccaccgcaaaTCTCGGAAGATTCGACGGCTCAACCCGCTGTCGTACATGCAGTAGCCGAACCGTCCGCCAGCGCACCAACGGAAGACGCCGCGATTGGCGCAGAACAGGGACAGGAGGCGGATCTGACTGCAGGGGTGGAGCAAATAGCGGCTGGTGATCGCAGGGTTGCACGTGTCGTTGAGGGGAAAACCCCTGTTATTTCTGCTAGCGGTTGTGAGGGGGAAACCCATGTTGGTATTGAAGGTGTAACTGAGGGGGAGCCCTTTGTTGGTGttttggagggggaaacccctgttatttCTGCGAGTGttttggagggggaaacccctgttattgTTGAAGGTTTGATTGAgagggaaacccctgttttttCTGAGAAGACTGTTGAGGAGGAAACCCCAGAAAGGCTCGTGGGTGGTGAAGCCCTAATTTCTGATCCGAAAGTTGCTGAGGGGGGAACTCCTGTCTACATTGAGGGGGTGACCCCTATGTTGTCTGAGGGGGGAGATGCCCTCATTCTTGATAACGTTTCGGAGCCCAAGGAGAGTGGGCCGAACTTGGTGATAGATCTGGACGATAACCCGATGAGCGCAGATTCACCGGTGGACAAACGAGCGGCAAGGCGTAGGGCCCAGCGAAACTTGAGTGATGAGATTGAAGATCTCACTCTACCTACAACAGAGGGAGAGTTGGAGGCAGAAGCCCCTAGGTCTGGCGGCGAACAAGACGTGGCAGAAGAGCACCGCCTGGCGGCAGAGAGAAAAAGGAAGGGCAAACATGCTGCCACTTCCTGGGTCAAAAAGTCCAAGCAGACTAGGGAGGGCAAAGCTTTGGAAGCTCAACTCCTAGCCCCTACTAAAGTGCCATTTGCCAAGGAACTAGCCGGCCCTCCTTCGTCTAGTGATCCCGAAGAAGAGGATATAGAAGAGCCCGAGGAAGAGTTAAATTTCGAGCCAGCTGAAGTCTGGATAACGAATGGGTTACTGGAAGCTATGGGAAAGTTCGAAGATCCCAAGAGAAAGGCAGCGTACAAGGAGAGATGTGGTTCCGGAAAGCTAGCAAAGTCCGAAAAATGA